GTTCAGAACTCCTTCTGCCTTGGCTAATTCGTCAGTATAAGCTGTCTGCTTATCTGAATCAGCATTTTTATATTTTGGAGCTGCTTTGATAATTGGATTTAAATCGTATTCATTTTGAAGAGCCGTTTTGACAACCTCAAGGCCACTTAACTGTGCCTTGGCTTGATTGATTTGTTCAACAAGCTGGTTAACTTCTGCTTGGCTAGCATGTGATTGGCTCAGAATCGCTTGACCTGCTGTCAAAGCAGTATCATAGCTAGATTGATGACTCTGACTATCGTTGAAATAACGTGCTTGAGCTTTAATCTGATCCGCTTCCGCTAATAGATTGTACAGTGGAATTAAATCGAACTCTTCTAAGGCTGCTGCTTTTGGTGCTTCGTTCGGCACCATATTTGGATTAGCGGTACCGACTTTGACAACTTGAGTAACAGGTGCTAGAGTTTCTTCGTTTGAGATCTCTTGACGGTCAATCTCTTGGCCATTGGAGTTGTAGATACGAGTCTTAATAGTGCGTTCACCTTCAACACCCGGAGTGGCGATTTGACGGGCATCTCGTACAAGTTCATCCGTCTCTTCTTCACGAATGGTAAAGTTGATTTTCTCTACGCGAGTTTCATCCGTGTAAGTCAACGGATATTCTGGAAGAGCCTCTGCTTTCGGTGCATCGTTCGGTACCATGGTTGGCTTAGCTGTACCAACTTTAACAATTTGCGTTACTGGAGCGAGAGTTTCCTCATTGGAAAGTTCTTGGCGGTCAATTTCTTGACCGTTAGAGCTGTAGACGCGGGTCTTGATAGTTCTCTCACCTTCAACACCCGGAGTGGCGATTTGACGGGCATCTCGTACAAGTTCATCCGTCTCTTCTTCACGAATCGTGAAGTTGATTTTCTCTACGCGGGTTTCGTCCGTGTAGGTCAGTGGATACTCTGGCAAAGCGTCTGCTTTTGGAGCATCACTCGATATCATGGTTGGTTTAGCCGTACCGACTTTGACAACTTGAGTAACAGGTGCTAGAGTTTCCTCATTTGAGATCTCTTGACGGTCGATTTCTTGGCCGTTTGAGCTATAGACACGAGTCTTGATAGTTCGCTCGCCTTGCACACCTGGGGTCGCAATTTGACGGGCATCGCGAACCAATTCGTCCGTCTCTTCTTCACGAATGGTGAAGTTGATTTTCTCAACACGCGTTTCATCTGTATAAGTAAGCGGGTACTCTGGAAGAGCGTCTGCTTTCGGTGCATCGTTTGGAACCAGATGTGGCTTAGCTGTTCCGACTTTGACAACTTGCGTTACTGGAGCTAGAGTTTCCTCGTTGGACAATTCTTGTCGGTCAACTTCTTGACCGTTAGAACTATAGACACGGGTCTTGATAGTCCGCTCACCTTGAACTCCCGGAGTCGCAATTTGACGGGCATCGCGAACCAACTCGTCCGTCTCTTCTTCACGAATGGTAAAGTTGATTTTCTCTACCCGAGTTTCATCTGTATAAGTCAACGGGTATTCTGGAAGAGCGTCTGCTTTCGGTGCATCGTTTGGAACCAGATGTGGCTTAGCTGTTCCGACTTTGACAACTTGTGTTACTGGAGCCAGAGTTTCCTCATTGGACAACTCTTGACGGTCAACTTCTTGACCGTTTGAGCTATAGACACGAGTCTTGATGGTCCGTTCACCTTGGACACCTGGAGTTGCGATTTGACGGGCATCCTGAGGCAATTCATCGGTGTATTGTTCCTCAATGTTAAAGGCAATTTTCTCAACACGCGTTTCATCCGTGTAAGTCAACGGATATTCTGGAAGAACTTCTGCTTTCGGCGCATCGTTCGGTACCAGGGTTGGCTTAGCAGTACCGACTTTGACAACTTGCGTTACTGGAGCCAGAGTTTCTTCATTAGAAAGCTCTTGGCGATCAACTTCTTGACCGTTGGAACTGTATATGCGGGTCTTGATGGTTCGCTCGCCCTCAACACCTGGAGTCGCGATTTGACGGACGCCTTGGACTAGCTCGTCTGTCTCTTCTTCACGAATGGTGAAGTTAATTTTTTCAACTCTAGTTTCGTCCGTGTAAGTCAGCGGGTATTCTGGAAGAACTTCTGCTTTCGGTGCATCGTTTGGAACCATATTCGGCTTAGCCGTACCGACCTTAAAAACCTGTGTTACTGGAGCTAGAGTCTCTTCATTAGATAGTTCTTGACGATCAATTTCCTGACCGTTGGAACTGTATATGCGGGACTTAATGGTTCGCTCACCTTGCACACCTGGTGTTGCAATTTGACGGGCATCCTGTGGCAATTCATCGGTATATTGTTCCTCAATATTAAAGGCAACCTTCTCTACACGCGTTTCGTCGGTGTAAGTCAGAGGGTATTCTGGTAGCTCTTCAACCTTTGGTGCGTCAGCCGGAATCAGGCTTGACTTACTTGTACCGACCTTAATAATTTGAGTGACTGCTGCAAGAATTTCTTCATCCGATAAAACTTGGCGGTCAACCTCTTGGCCATTCGAGGTATAGATACGAGTGGTAATCGCCCGCTCACCCTGTACACCTAGTGTGACAACTTGGCGACTGCCTTCTGGAATCTCATCAGTATACTGTTCTTCGACAGAAAAATCTATCTTTTCTCTTCGGGTTTCATCCGTTGCAGTCAGCTCTAATTCTGGGGCTTGATACACGGGTGCTTCATCTGGTGCGGTACCGTAAGTTGTTAGTTCCGGAACTTCTTGTACTGGAGCGGTGTCTGGTGCAGTGCCATAAGTCGTTAGCTCAGGCACTTCTTGAACCGGTGCAGTATCTGGCGTTGTGCCATAGGTCGTCAATTCGGGAACTTCTTGTACTGGAGCTGTATCTGGCGCCGTTCCATAAGACGTTAATTCGGGAACTTCTTGCACCGGGGCTACATCAGGTGTAGTTCCATACGTCGTTAGCTCAGGAACCTCTTGCACTGGTGCAGTATCGGGCGTTGTGCCATAGGTTGTTAACTCTGGGACTTCTTGGACTGGCGCAGTATCGGGCGTCGTTCCATAGGTCGTCAATTCGGGAACTTCATTTACGGGTGCGGTATCTGGTGACGTACCATAAGTCGTCAATTCAGGAACTTCTTGAACTGGCGCTTCTTTTGGTACAGATTTGACTGCGGCAGTTCCAACCAACACAATTTCCGAAACTGGCTCTGCAGTTACCTGTTCTGAAACCACTTCGCTTTTTACAATTTCTTTACCAGCAATATAATTGCGAGTGACGACAGTACGTGTACCAGCAACACCTGCACGAACAATCTGAGATTGTCCCTCTGCGAGCTCATTTGAATATTGGTATTCTGTTTGATAAGGCAGAACTTGGGTTTGGCTGCTTTCTTGGCTCTTGAATTCGAGTTCTGGTACTTCAGTGACTAGAGAAAGCCGAGCAAATTCGCGCTCTTTGGCAGCAATAATCTCTTTTTCTTGCTCTGTCAGTTTCTCTATTTCAGTAGATACCGGCTTGTTGGCAGTACCCTGATTCCCAGAAAGACTAGCAGATTTACCTGCCTGCTGATCGACTTCGACAGCTGACAAGTCCTTTTGTGCCGTAGGAAGCTGATGACTTCCTGCTGCGTTCGCCTTGCCCTGTTCACCGCTTTTAAGATAGCCGACATATTCGAAACCAGCAATCTCTAAAGGTTCAGGCAGCTTATCTCCTACTGTCAAATTTAGCCTTTGATTGTAGGCGGCTAATTCAATATTGGTCACTGCAAATACAGAAGGAGCTAGGAGAATAGAGCCTAGACCTGTCACCAGCAAAATAGAAGACAGGTATCGCTTACCATTTCTACCTCGTGCAATTACTAAGACTGCTAAAGTCAGCCCAGCAGCTGCAAAAGTTGCTTCCCACAGACTTGAGTAGCCTGTCTTTGGCAAACTTTTTGCCGAAAGCCCCTGGGTCTTTGGACGGTAAACCAGGTAATAAGCATCAGAGTTTTCTTCCACAAACTTTGGAAGCTCCTTAACAACAGCATTCTTCTCAGCTTCAGTGAGTTCAGACTCTACTACGTAGTGATACTGGACTGGAACGGTTTTGCCTGCTGAGACTTCTGCAGCCTCAACCGTGTTTATATTTCCCCCTATTGCGGTACTCAAAAAGAAGCTTCCGATAGTGGCAGAAACCAATCCTACTGATAACTTTCTAAAAGAATAGCGCTGGAGCGTATCACCAGTGATTCTTTTTTCCATAATAATTCCCTTTTCTCCATATAATAATCTCTTAAAATTTTACAGAATTTCCTATAAAAATTCAATGCTTTTGCTTAAAAATATATCTTTGAAGGCTGAAATCATCATATTTTTGAACAGCCATAAAATAATGTTCATTTTTACTAAAAAATAAAAAACAAATCTTCGGTTAGAAAATTTGTTTTTTAAAATATGATTTATTTTGTTAGTCAGGAGTTCAAATCCAATTCAAAGAGACCATACTCATGCTTGTCTCCTTGCAGTTCTGCCGCATAGTGGCGCGTGACGGTTTTTTGATGAATCAAGGCTCCAATAGCTGAGGCTTGACGCTTCTGCGCTTCTTTAAAAATCGGATAGGCCAAGGCAGAGCCCAATCCCAAGAATTGCTCATCTACCCCTAGATACATAATCGTATAACGTTTTGGAAAACGCTTGATCCAAAAAAGTTTAGCTAGGTTGAGAGGAGTCAGTTTTTGATAAACCAGAGAACCGTAGTCCGGCATGGCAATCAGAAAACCTGCTAGCTTTCCCTCCTTATAGGCCAGCTTAACCATGGAAAAATCAAGAATATACTGGTATTTTTGAAAAATCTGACTGAACTGCTGACTGGAAATTGAGCGATAAATCGGAAAATCTTGATAGAGGCGATTGAGGAGCTCAAAAACCTGCAGCGAAGCTTTTCCCCACTCCTGCTTCTTAGGAGAGCAAATAGTGAATCCCGCTTCTTCAAAAGACTCAAAGCGATGAGCCAGCTTGTCCTGATGAATTTGATTGCTGACCTTGGGATAAAAATTGGACAGATAGCACTCCTTGAGCTCAAAACCAGCAGCCTTCCACAGCTGAGGATAATAGTCTGGATTATGAGGTTCCCCAGTAAAAGGGAGCTCCTGTGTTCCAGTCAGCTGCATTCGATAACCCAGCCAAAAGCTTGCCTGTACGGGACCGATTATCTTAATCACTCCGAGACTGCGAGC
This window of the Streptococcus sanguinis genome carries:
- a CDS encoding ZmpA/ZmpB/ZmpC family metallo-endopeptidase; its protein translation is MEKRITGDTLQRYSFRKLSVGLVSATIGSFFLSTAIGGNINTVEAAEVSAGKTVPVQYHYVVESELTEAEKNAVVKELPKFVEENSDAYYLVYRPKTQGLSAKSLPKTGYSSLWEATFAAAGLTLAVLVIARGRNGKRYLSSILLVTGLGSILLAPSVFAVTNIELAAYNQRLNLTVGDKLPEPLEIAGFEYVGYLKSGEQGKANAAGSHQLPTAQKDLSAVEVDQQAGKSASLSGNQGTANKPVSTEIEKLTEQEKEIIAAKEREFARLSLVTEVPELEFKSQESSQTQVLPYQTEYQYSNELAEGQSQIVRAGVAGTRTVVTRNYIAGKEIVKSEVVSEQVTAEPVSEIVLVGTAAVKSVPKEAPVQEVPELTTYGTSPDTAPVNEVPELTTYGTTPDTAPVQEVPELTTYGTTPDTAPVQEVPELTTYGTTPDVAPVQEVPELTSYGTAPDTAPVQEVPELTTYGTTPDTAPVQEVPELTTYGTAPDTAPVQEVPELTTYGTAPDEAPVYQAPELELTATDETRREKIDFSVEEQYTDEIPEGSRQVVTLGVQGERAITTRIYTSNGQEVDRQVLSDEEILAAVTQIIKVGTSKSSLIPADAPKVEELPEYPLTYTDETRVEKVAFNIEEQYTDELPQDARQIATPGVQGERTIKSRIYSSNGQEIDRQELSNEETLAPVTQVFKVGTAKPNMVPNDAPKAEVLPEYPLTYTDETRVEKINFTIREEETDELVQGVRQIATPGVEGERTIKTRIYSSNGQEVDRQELSNEETLAPVTQVVKVGTAKPTLVPNDAPKAEVLPEYPLTYTDETRVEKIAFNIEEQYTDELPQDARQIATPGVQGERTIKTRVYSSNGQEVDRQELSNEETLAPVTQVVKVGTAKPHLVPNDAPKADALPEYPLTYTDETRVEKINFTIREEETDELVRDARQIATPGVQGERTIKTRVYSSNGQEVDRQELSNEETLAPVTQVVKVGTAKPHLVPNDAPKADALPEYPLTYTDETRVEKINFTIREEETDELVRDARQIATPGVQGERTIKTRVYSSNGQEIDRQEISNEETLAPVTQVVKVGTAKPTMISSDAPKADALPEYPLTYTDETRVEKINFTIREEETDELVRDARQIATPGVEGERTIKTRVYSSNGQEIDRQELSNEETLAPVTQIVKVGTAKPTMVPNDAPKAEALPEYPLTYTDETRVEKINFTIREEETDELVRDARQIATPGVEGERTIKTRIYNSNGQEIDRQEISNEETLAPVTQVVKVGTANPNMVPNEAPKAAALEEFDLIPLYNLLAEADQIKAQARYFNDSQSHQSSYDTALTAGQAILSQSHASQAEVNQLVEQINQAKAQLSGLEVVKTALQNEYDLNPIIKAAPKYKNADSDKQTAYTDELAKAEGVLNNQTATQVQVNQAFASLTAAKEALNGVPKVKPTVSILSLTENPDDKSVTVQYRLEDQTQSFRSATAELYQGDQLVRTLPITNFAGSLKIGDLDYYTGYTLKTKLTYELDNGSFTDLETSSRNFELEYKKIAFRDIDSVEFYRKENDQFKRVVSMSSMPTDLSTYFVKVKSSESKEMLLPVHSIAESHKDGRDVYKVTVSLPELVQEGETGYKSGYDFYISKAVAPSQQNVYTSFASLVDAMKQNMAGNYVLGADLDASEVSLAPADYVYLKGNFTGSLTGSHNGKQYAIYNLAKPLFENLKSGSSISNLDLKEVNIVGTYDSAALARNAEGARITDVSVQGRVEVKDNASQVAGLVVVANDTQITNSSFTGTIVSNDKQGKEYNVGGLVANLKGGNSLISQSRADVTILAGARANNQRFGGLVGRLENNARISRSYVAGKIQNSTKNGQIGGVVGSNYFNGLIDNVISNISGTNVYSISGDQGYENNRITEAYAVEGNKTLENDKFVTSTLTLDQAEEKLASLDITTTLEDTNLNLYSVNYAQEKNAREDRLIAYANMEKLLPFYNKETIVAYGNKLPENHKLNKEYLLDVVPMKGDQIITDINSNKTGINRLMLHFEDNTVDYLDLTYKGDFKYKAISEYTVNGLDLLYTPEAFLSDYSRVLNQVLPELNKVVLDSPAMRTVLGVNADTSLDDLYLDTAFDQVKTKLSEELRKVLAMDKSINTEGNVVADYIAQQIKDNKEAFLLGLTYLNRWYNINYDNINVKDLSAYKFDFFGNHNASTLDTIISLGKSGMNNLKAKNNYMAYDASLSEATGKRGLFNYLEGYRQLFLPDKSNNEWLKTNTKAYIVEAKSDIAEARQLQDAAEDKNKYSVGVYDKITADNWEHKGMLLPLLTMTEKGVYAISNMSTISMGAYDRYRLDANGRVRTDAELAEFVEDRVRKTAEYQRDHYDFWYKILSDESKDKLFRSVLVYDGFSLVDKNGQKYWAPANDKKSLAMQEFFGPAGKWYPSKGYNAYATGSVTHFDAAKLLEDYGNSVYTHEMTHNSDGGIYFEGNGRREGLGAELYARGLLQSTPSADEATITLNTLFKVDKDSKTRLHTYNFKERVQNAEDLQHYVHGMFDMIYTLDYLEGTSMLKQSDDAKLQWFRKMENYYITDKYGKETHAGNQTRSFTAEEIKQLKTFNSLIENDVITRRENKDSGRYGRNGYLSLSLFSPIYSALSNPNGAPGDVMFRRTAYELLAAKGYHEGFIPYVSGKYSKEAFDEGKKTWDGWSGRDVGLVTDQKVLENVFKGEYDSWVAFKKAMYQERINQLTKLKPITIEYELKNPSSTKKVTIRSYEEMQKLMDEAVAEDVRNITNATSRVDASWVNLLKKKIYNAYLRETDDFRQSIFNK